Part of the Streptomyces sp. NBC_00457 genome, CGCTGGGAATCGGGCCGGTCGTCGGCACGCGTACGTGGGGCGGCGTGATCGGCATCGACAACCGGTACCGGCTGGTCGACGGCACGCGCGTCACCCAGCCCAAATACGCGTTCTGGCTGGAGAACTACGGCTGGGGTGTGGAGAACCACGGGGTGGACCCGGACGTGGAAGTGGTCCAGCGCCCCCAGGACTACGCGGCGGGGAGAGACGTCCAACTGGACGAGGCGGTGAGGCTGGCGCTGGCCGCGCTGGAGGAGACGCCGGCGAAGGTGCCGCCGAGTCTGCCGTGACCCTGCCGGGGGGCTGGGCGGGGGTGGGTCGCGCAGCCCGGCGCTGACGGGGTGCCGCCTGCGCCCACCCGTGCCGCCACAGGCGGCACGACTGCCCGCAGCTTGGCGCCTCAGGCGACGATACGATGCACCCACATTCGATCAACCCGGCGTCAGGAGGCCGTATGGCTGGGGAACCGCAGGACGACTGTCTGTTCTGCAAGATCGTCGAGGGGCACATCCCGGCGACGATCGTCCGAGAGACGGAGACGACCGTCGCGTTCCGTGACATCAACCCCCAGGCACCCGTTCACGTCCTGGTGATCCCCAAGGCCCACTACGCGAACGCCGCCGAACTCGCCACCGAGGCCCCGGAACTCGCCGCGGACGTACTGCGCGAGACGAAGGCAGTCGCCGACGAGGACAAGCTGGAGAGCTACCGCATCGTCTTCAACACGGGAGCCGGCGCCGGCCAGACCGTCTTCCACGCGCACGCCCACGTCATGGGCGGTCGCGGCATGCAGTGGCCGCCCGGATAACTCACCGTGTCCGTACGTGAATTGGTGGTCCTCGGCACGGCCAGCCAGGTCCCGACCCGGCACCGCAACCACAACGGCTATCTGCTCCGCTGGGACGGCGAGGGCATCCTGTTCGACCCGGGCGAGGGCACCCAGCGCCAGATGCTGCGCGCCGGGGCCGCCGCGCACGACCTGAACCGGATCTGCGTCACCCACTTCCACGGCGATCACTCCCTGGGCCTCGCCGGTGTCATCCAGCGCATCAACCTCGACCAGGTGCCGCACGAGATCACCGCCCACTACCCGAAGTCGGGCCAGCGTTTCTTCGACCGGCTGCGGTACGCCACCGCCTACCGGGAGACGGTCCAGATCACCCAGGCACCCGTGACCGCCGACGGGGCGCTCGCCACCACCCCCGCCTACACCCTGGAAGCCCGCAAGCTCTCCCACCCCGTCGAGTCGTACGGCTACCGTCTCGTCGAGCCCGACGGGCGGCGGATGCTCCCCGACCGGCTCGCCGCGCACGGCATCAAGGGCCCGGACGTGGGCCGCATCCAGCGCGAGGGCGTTCTCGGCGGCGTCACGCTGGAGGACGTCAGCGAGGTCCGGCGCGGACAGCGGTTCGCGTTCGTCATGGACACCCGGCTGTGCGACGGGGCGTACGCCCTCGCCGAGGGCTGCGACATGCTCGTCATCGAGTCCACGTTCCTCGACGAGGACGAGCAACTCGCCGTAGAACACGGTCACTTGACGGCCAGTCAGGCGGCACGGGTGGCGAAGGAGGGGGGCGTACGGCATCTCGTGCTCACCCACTTCAGCCAGCGGTACACCGAGCCCGACGAGTTCGAGCGGCAGGCGCGGGCCGCCGGGTTCGAGGGGGAGCTGACCGTGGCGCACGATCTGCTGAGGGTGCCGGTTCCGAAACGGCGATAAAACGCCCGTACGATATTTCGATGCCCCTCCCCACAGCAGAACTGCACCTCCATATCGAAGGCACACTCGAGCCCGAGCTGGCCTTCGAGCTCGCCGCGCGCAACGGCGTCGAGCTGCCGTACGCCGACACGGACCAGCTCCGCAAGGCGTACCAGTTTGAGGACCTCCAGTCCTTTCTGAACCTGTACTACGAGCTCATGGCCGTTCTGCGGACCGAGCGGGACTTCGAAGATCTCGCCGACGCCTACCTCGCGCGTGCCGCCTCGCAGGGTGTGCGGCACGCGGAGATCTTCTTCGACCCGCAGGCGCACATCGCGCGGGGCGTGGGCATGGGCACGGTCGTCGAGGGGCTGTGGCGGGCGCTGGGCAGCAGCGAGCGGAACCATGGCATCTCCACGCAGCTGATCATGTGCTTCCTGCGCGACGATTCCGCCGAGTCGGCGATGGCGACGCTGGAGGCCGCGAAGCCGTATCTCGACCGCATCGTGGGGATCGGGCTGGACTCCGCCGAGGTCGGGCATCCGCCGGTGAAGTTCCGCGAGGTGTATGAGGCGGCGGCGGAGCTGGGGCTGCGGCGCGTCGCGCATGCGGGGGAGGAGGGACCGCCGGAGTACATCACCGAGGCGCTGGACGTGCTGGGCGTCGAGCGGATCGACCATGGGCTGCGGTGTATGGAGGACCCGGTCCTCGTCGAGCGGCTGGTGCGGGAGCGTGTGCCGCTGACTTTGTGCCCGCTCTCCAATGTCCGGTTGCGTGCGGTGGGTGTTCTTGCCGAGCATCCGTTGCCGGCGATGCTTGATGCGGGGCTGTTGTGCACGGTGAACTCTGACGATCCGGCTTACTTCGGCGGGTACGTCGGGGACAACTTCGATGCGGTGCGGTTGGCGCTGGGGCTTGGGGAGGATCGGTTGCGGGAGTTGGCGCGTAACTCGTTTCTCGCGGCGTTTCTGGAGCACGATGAGGAGCGGCGGGCGGGGTATCTCGCGGAGGTCGCGGCGTACGAGTTCGGTTGAGCGGGGTGGTTTGTCGCCTGCGGGCCGGTGGGGGCTGGTCGCGCAGTTCCCCGCGCCCCTGAAGGGGCGCTGTAGTCCTGCTGATTCGACTTCGTAGGAGCCTCTCTGTGGACCTCTCCATTACCGACGTGCGCCTTACCCCTGTCCTCGTTGCCGATCCGCCTCTGCTGAATACCCAGGGTGTCCATCAGCCGTACACGCCCCGGTTGATCGTCGAGGTCGT contains:
- a CDS encoding histidine triad nucleotide-binding protein; translated protein: MAGEPQDDCLFCKIVEGHIPATIVRETETTVAFRDINPQAPVHVLVIPKAHYANAAELATEAPELAADVLRETKAVADEDKLESYRIVFNTGAGAGQTVFHAHAHVMGGRGMQWPPG
- a CDS encoding ribonuclease Z, coding for MSVRELVVLGTASQVPTRHRNHNGYLLRWDGEGILFDPGEGTQRQMLRAGAAAHDLNRICVTHFHGDHSLGLAGVIQRINLDQVPHEITAHYPKSGQRFFDRLRYATAYRETVQITQAPVTADGALATTPAYTLEARKLSHPVESYGYRLVEPDGRRMLPDRLAAHGIKGPDVGRIQREGVLGGVTLEDVSEVRRGQRFAFVMDTRLCDGAYALAEGCDMLVIESTFLDEDEQLAVEHGHLTASQAARVAKEGGVRHLVLTHFSQRYTEPDEFERQARAAGFEGELTVAHDLLRVPVPKRR
- a CDS encoding adenosine deaminase, giving the protein MPLPTAELHLHIEGTLEPELAFELAARNGVELPYADTDQLRKAYQFEDLQSFLNLYYELMAVLRTERDFEDLADAYLARAASQGVRHAEIFFDPQAHIARGVGMGTVVEGLWRALGSSERNHGISTQLIMCFLRDDSAESAMATLEAAKPYLDRIVGIGLDSAEVGHPPVKFREVYEAAAELGLRRVAHAGEEGPPEYITEALDVLGVERIDHGLRCMEDPVLVERLVRERVPLTLCPLSNVRLRAVGVLAEHPLPAMLDAGLLCTVNSDDPAYFGGYVGDNFDAVRLALGLGEDRLRELARNSFLAAFLEHDEERRAGYLAEVAAYEFG